The segment ccaaatttttgacaaacttattttttctttaattttcttaatcccAGAACCTTTAAagacttgcttaacacttgttaagagtactCCTTAatcttataagggttccatgacctctccgagcttacgttaatTTGCAAATGACgtgaaaatttttgaggtgtaacactccccccccccctctcttaCTCTTCgcatggccacttgggccgAGGACACAGCCTCCTTATTGGGCCAATAGGACAATTCTTTCAGATTCTGCTGAGTAcgagaaagggaagctaatatgcGTATTTATGAAGGCCCAACGATGGGTTAAAATGGTTAAGGGGCTTGGTACACCCCAAGTTATTTCATTCATGTTGTGTGATACGTTTCCCTTCATACTTTTATTTGTAAACTCACAATATTGTTGGAAACCAAATGGTTGGGACTAGACGCTTTAGGCAAACGGTACTTAAGCCGTTTAGTTGGACTTTAGGCTCCCTTCGCAAATTTCTAAAACCCgtcttattttttcttattttcaaagtgAATTTCTAAATAAAGCAAAACAGATGTTTttcctataaaaaataaatttgatttagAAACTCGGGTACAAGCGGTTTTATCAGAATTATTTGTCAAAGTCttcatttcaaaaaattaaaaggaacgcactattttgtttttcataataaaaccggttgtaaaaataaataaaattttgtatcATGTGaactcaaaaatcaaatcaaaatatatactaTGCTTTACTTAAAATCGGCACGGTTTTGAATAAAACCcaacaaacaaaataaagtttttgggccaaagcccaccAAATTGCCATAAGCCTAAAATTGAGTTCAAAACCGAACTGGACAtccttttcttcaaaaatgAAGCAAACACAAATACGCATTTTCCGGGCTAGAGCCCATTACGTTTTTCATACCCCAAAAATCATAATTCTTTCTTCCTTTAAACAGGCATGATTTCACATAACCCTTAGTTTTAAAGAGATATTATCGCCTATTATTCGTAACAAATTCGGACCTTATTCTTTTATGCCCCAAATGCCAAAccaagatgatttcttttaaaatatgcTAAAACGTTTCTTCGGAAAAATGGAATACTAAGTAAGGAGTTCTTGGCGTGCGTATACGATTGACCCAAACCAAGTGTGGATTAAGGCATGAActggaaatacatatatactttatcataaaataattttcctCTTTACAAAAATCATTTATCCTCATATATTAGAGGAAACATATTTGTTGGTATATGATAGATCCAACCTAAAAATAGCCCAAATATAAGGGAACTACATTCAATCTTTTCAAAGAGAATTTGATATGCAATAAAAGGACAAATTTTTACGAGAATTTACACTAAATagacagttcatgcaaatacccacacattgaaattcgaaggtcaaccgtatagtatggatccttaatactagggtgcctaacaccttccctaggggatcactagaacccttacctagaactttggattaagaaggatttttcacggtgaatgaataaacccttcaaaactagttttcctaatttcctaaaaattaggtggcgactcttttaaaacaaagtccgaaagagcaccaacgatttcgaagtagctttttcgagcgctaaccccgcccaCGAAAAATGCGAGCCATTATagatggcgactccgctgggaaTTTAAAGGTTCTAACTAAGGGTTCCAATATAATGTGGGTATATATTTTCCTTAACTGTTTATGTGCTTATTTTCCCGCAAATATcaactgtcattgcatgcatatcgtAACTTtgccactcctggcatttattttatatttttattccaAAGGAGACTTCACGGAATACGCGGtcataccttcactaaaaaaaaaccaaatacTTATTTTGGAACCGTTATGAGGCGGCATTGGTTCGTGGTCGTCCAACAGCCCTGACGATTCAGCCCTAGTTGTTCGCTCGGGTTCCTGGTCTTTTGTGAAAACCCACTTTAgtaaaactaggatagagctaagctAAATCCCTGCTGAACTAAAGCATTCATACCTAGATGAGCTTTGGCTATCTCAGACCTACCCAAAGCTCATTAAGGAATACTACCCCGTGTCcggacggtctatgacccgaagaaCACCGTATTTCATTTATATGCTATGTGGAAGCATGTTTAGTGCCTATGTGATCAACCATTGATCCTGTGGGATGGGGGAAATCCTAACCATGTTTTATTTTGTAGATGGAAGGTCGCATCCGTTTTGACATAATCATCGAGGCTCCAGTGGGCATGGTTAGGATGCTCACAAGAAAACCATTAGCTGCACCTTGGGTCATTTATCCACTATCATGACAATAAAAGGTCATCCAAAACTAATCGAGGTGTTAATCGGACATTGGGACGATAAGGAAATGTTATTCCGCTTCAACGAAATTGAGATGAACCCAACTTTAGAAGAGATCAGAAATGCCATAGACACCAGTGGTACCTATCTAAGGAGATGACACAAACTAGATCACCACCTGTTATTTCTGCAAATGCCCACAGTCGGCCAAATCAAGAAGTTTCTTGCACTAACTGAGGCGCCCTGTGTGCAAGGACCCACTGTAACCTTTAGGGATTTGTATCGGAGATTCGGAGATGCCATGGGATATACATTGTACCAGAGAGAATTTAAGAGTAGAGAGGAGTGGGAAGCTGTTAGACACTTGGCATTCATCATAGCTTTATTGGgtattatggtattttcatAAGGGGATTCAATAGCCGTAGACACCCGAGTGATCTACTTAGCCCATGACATTTTCCACGGTATAACCAAGGACCAAGAGATAAGGTACTTTGATTTGGCGTCCATCATTTTGGCAGATATCTTTCGGGCATTGGACAAGTGTTAGAATGGTTTCCGATACTTCCAAGGATGTAGCATGTTGTtacaatggtggattatcaaacacataAACATGGCTAAGAAGGTCTAATACCTGAGCAACCACAACAGGATAAATCGTCTCACAAACTACTGTCCAAACATTGGTTATATGTCCAAAGGGGCATGGGCCGATTTTTTCGAGGAACTGACTGAGGGTAGGATCTAGTGGATATTCCCTGACTTCATAACAGAAAATGTGGTGGTCAGAGGTAGGAATTTTCCTTTTGTTCCACTAGCCAGGGTTCGAGGAATCCTTCCTTACTTTCGTCTCGGGTCTTGAGGCAATTCGGCAGGAGGCAAGTGATACCTCAGGTAGGAAATCCTGAGCATTTCATCTTTGAGCACACGGGGCAAAAGATCAAAAATACCGGGGTGATTCTTAGAGAGTGGAACAGTCGCGTGAGTTGGGGCCTAGACACTTTAGCCCCAGACAGGTTTACAGCAGGATGCAACCCAGGGTGTCACGAGTGGCTGCAGGGGCACCTAGCCCGACCACCTATCCTAAGGCCCACACTTGCCCGCAATGCCCAGGAAGAAGATCACCTGAAAGAATGCCTGAAAAATACGGACGAACACTTAGCCCGGATTCTAGAAAAAATGGATCCAGTGATAGTCAGAATGGAGATGTAGCAAGCACGACTGCGGATTCAGACTACCCTTCAGAGGGTGAAGAAAGCCAAAACTAGCCAGGCTTTGACGTCACCTGCTGGAGGAGAAACTTGCTGATTTACTGCTCTATATTGAGCCCCTTGTTGGCTTTATCATCTTTGCAATCCCTCCGGGGAAGatattctattattattatatgatgatttttcgAGGCAATGGTTCACCTTCACAAATTACACTTGCATGTTTCAATGGATTAGGATAGCCTTAACTAAAAAAGGTTTTAGGAACTCaagtagtataaatatatgttaaaGTTACATGAATGCTTGCTACGTGTTTCACATGTCTACTTGCTATGtgtgttatcatatattaagGCTTGAATACATTTGATCTAATGATCTGAAACTACAcatcaaaaagaaaaaccaaagggTTAAACTTACCCAAATTTATCTCCAATAAAAGTTTGACTTGCCATGGCAAACCAAGGAGAACAACAGACGCGAACTTTGGGACAAACAACGGAGATGCTAAGAGACAAAGTACTACAGATGGAAAAGCACCTCTAAGAGATAAGGAGGAAGATCGAGGAAGTGGACCGGCTACTGGAGATGGTTGGGAATCCACCTGAGGGCATACCCCAAGAGCAGTACTATAGGAATGTCCCAGAGGAGGTGAGTGCTAAACTATATACCTCTGGAGAGGAGGCCCGTGACTCCTAAGGAAGGGGCCCCTGGAGGAAGAGAGGAAAGCCAAGGAGCTTGATTAGATCATTGGGTGACAGACCCACAAGAGGAGTCAGAGCCTCAACAGGAAGCCTCTGAACCGGTAGAGGAGGAAGAACCCAAAGAAGAGGATGAGGATCCTCAGAATATGAAGGGAGAGGAATCAGAGCCTATTGACGTGGAAGAAGAGGGGGAAGAAGAACCATTTGGGATGTTCCCTGAGTTCGCAGAATTTGAGAACAAGGCCAATGAAGAATCTGACTACTATGCCCCGACCAATGAGAGGTCTGACTTTTATGCACTATCACCCATAATGGTGCCTACCACCTCCACCATGACGTCTGAGAATTTTGGGAGGATAGGCCCCTCTGAGCCTGCTTGGTAGGAGATCGCCTTAAAAGCCCATTCCTCCCCATTCATGGTGGCCCGACGTCCTGTCACCTGTAAGGAGGTGTACGAAAGGATGGTCGCCACAGGAGTGCCTTGCACCACCAGGGATAGGTTACTGCCACCCGAGTTAGTGTATGCATACAAGAGATATCCGTTCCACCGCAACCAAGCTGGTCACACCCTAAACGAGTGTTTGGGGTTGAGAAGAAGAATTTACAGTCTGATTGATGATAGGATAATCGGGACTGTCTGATTGATGATACGATAATCGGGACTTTGTGGGGGCTACACACCCTACTACTCTGTGATCCTATCACCCCTGGAGAGGGAATCATCGCTGCCACTTAGATCTGGTGGTATAACTTCACAATCTTCGAGGAATCATACAACCGCATATTCTCGACTCTAGCAAGTCTATTGAATGTTAGACCCGTGGAACCTACCCACGAGCCCAGAGCTAGGGCCTAACAGGAACAAGTTTTGCCTGTATCATATAGGAGCTATGGTGTATGATATAGAAGAGTGCTATGCCTTCAAGCTCGAA is part of the Lycium ferocissimum isolate CSIRO_LF1 unplaced genomic scaffold, AGI_CSIRO_Lferr_CH_V1 ctg3441, whole genome shotgun sequence genome and harbors:
- the LOC132044063 gene encoding histone chaperone ASF1-like, producing the protein MVGNPPEGIPQEQYYRNVPEEVSAKLYTSGEEAHPQEESEPQQEASEPVEEEEPKEEDEDPQNMKGEESEPIDVEEEGEEEPFGMFPEFAEFENKANEESDYYAPTNERSDFYALSPIMVPTTSTMTSENFGRIGPSEPAW